Below is a window of Veillonella rodentium DNA.
GTTGATTTTTAACTGTATCGGTATTCCGTTGGCCGCTGTGGGGGCTTTAAATCCTATGATTGCCGGTACGGCGATGGCGTTCAGCTCTGTAACGGTCGTAAGTAATTCGCTTCGTTTAAAACGGGCTAAGATATGAGCCGGAGAACGATGTGGGGATAGGATATGCTTCATATGCCGATGAGATTACTTTAATAAAGAACACCTATGCGACTGTCGGTCTTAATGATCGAATGCAATCGCATAGGTGTTTTTAATTCCTATGAACTCGGTATTTTTAGAGCGTGTATGATTTGGTATACTGAATATAGTTAATAATAGGATAATTATATAAAAAGAGAGGCGTTTACATATGAAATTAAATACCCGTGATATTGTATATATCGGTTTTATCGCAGCTCTATGTGCCGTAGCTACGACGATACGCGTTGAAATTCCCGGCGGTGCCATGGTGCATCTCGGATCGGCGGCGCTTTTTACGACGTCTATTTTATTCGGCGGTTTGTATGGCGGCCTGGGCGCAGCGATCGGGTCGGCTTTATTTGATCTATTCGGCGGACATACGCAATACATCGTATTTTCCTTTTTTATCAAGGGGATAGCCGGATTTATCGTAGGCGGAATGACAGCCGGTTATTTGCCGCCGTCTGTCAATAAACCGATGGCGTCCTTCGGGCGCATTCTCGTGGCACTTATCATCGGTGCTCTTTGGACTGCATTTGGCTATTTCCTTGCTTGGTGGTTTGTTCTTGAAAGCGCCGTTGTGGCGGCAAGCAAGATTCAATACTCCTTGATCACCAGTGCGGCAGGGATTGTTGTCGCCATTGTGTTGACTCCGAAACTACAGGCTGTAGTGCGGAGATTGTTTACGAAAAATTAATCATATGAATGATTTAAACTTGTTACTTTGATTCTCTATAAATATATTAATATTGTTAATGTGTTATTATTGTAACTATAAAGGGAAAGATTTTTATAAAGTATTTAATGGGTGTAAATGTGAAAAAATTTTTTTTGATAATTAGTATATTTATGATATTGTTGTTAGTTTATCAAAATAATAATATTTTAGGTTCTATAAGATTATATGAGAAATTACATAATCCCTCTTATGTAGAATATGTACATTGTGATGATGTTTTAAATAAAGCGATTTCTAAAAATGAAAATTATGAATCGGTTTCTAAATATATGAGTGAGGAGATTTACAATAATTTGTCTATCAAAACTAAATCTTTTTACGAACCTAATCAGAAATGGAATCAAAAAATATATGTTATTAATCAAGCGAAGGATTTGATAGATGACAAAATCATATATGTCGATTTTATTTTGTATGATGATCAAGATGAGTTGGTTAAATATGTTAGCATATGTAGAGTTAGTGTATTAAATGATAATGGAGACTGGAAGATAATAGATTATATACAATCAACAAAACCGTCTCATGATGATTATATTGGGACTGTATATAATTTTATGTTGCCTTAATATAATTAATCGTATTTTTGCTTTAATGTTTTATCTCATTGTTGATAAGTTAATTAAATATGTTTGAATAGTGATTTTGATATTATAAGGTGTTTGAGAAGTTATAAGTGAAATTTTAGACATGTATATTAATGAGAATAGAAGGTTATCATGGAAGTTATAGGGCTGGATCATATTGTGATTACAACTGCTGATATTAATCGTTGTATTCATTTCTATGGTGATATAATTGGCATGGATGTTGTACACCGTGACGGACGTTATGCAATTTATTTCGGTAATCAGAAACTTAATATTCATACTAAACCGGCGGAATTTTTACCGGCAGCTGCCAATCCTACTAACGGTAGCCTAGATATTTGTTTCATTGTAGATGAGGATATATCATCCGTAAAAAAAGAGATTGAGCGTAAAGGGTACCCTATTGAGTTAGGCCCCGTTGTTCGACATGGCGCACGAGGCGAAATGCAAAGTATTTATCTGAGAGATCCGGATGGGAATTTGGTAGAGCTTTGTCAATATGGAAAATGATGACGTTAGAGTAAATATATATAGTACAATTAGATGTGTTAAGTAAATTTACTTGACACACGATTTTTTTTACTGTATCATATGTAAAGCAATATAACTTGACAGTGATGGAGGTGGCCAAATGGAGGAACGAGTACTCATAAGTTTGCTCTTGGATTTCTACGGGCCCTTGTTGACGGACAAGCAGCGGTTGTCCTTGCAGCTTCATCATGAAGATGATATGTCTCTCGGCGAGATTGCCGAGGAACTGGGTGTGTCGCGTCAGGCCGTACACGATAATTTACAGCGGGCTCGACACATCTTGAATGAATATGAAAGTAAATTACATTTGGTGGCGCAATATGAAGCGCGTGAGCAGGTGCTGAAAGAATTAAAAAGTACGTTGCCCACGGATGTGCTTTCACAACCGCGGGTACAACAGTTATTGACGCAAATGGAGGGATAATATGGCATTTGATAGTTTATCGGAAAAGCTGCAAGACGCCTTCAAATCCTTAAAGGGGAAGGGCAAAATTACAGAAGACGATGTCAATCTTGCGTTGCGTCAGGTGCGAACGGCTCTTTTAGAGGCGGACGTTAACTTCATGGTGGCAAAGGATTTTGTTAAATCCATTAAAGAAAAAGCCCTCGGTGAAGAGGTATTCGGTTCCCTGAATCCGGCTCAAACGGTTATTAAGATCGTAAATGATGAGTTGACGGAGTTATTGGGCGGTACGCAAAGTCGTATCATGATTTCCAGCAAACCGCCGACGATTATCATGTTGGTCGGTCTGCAAGGTGCCGGTAAGACGACGACGGCCGGGAAGTTAGCCGTATACCTTCGCAAGCAAGGTAAGCATCCGATGCTCGTAGCGGCCGATGTATACCGTCCGGCGGCGATTACGCAGTTACAGGTGGTCGGTAAACAGATCGATATTCCTGTCTTTGCGGATGAAACTCCGGGTGCTGACCCGGTGGATATCGCTCGTCGCGCTGTGGAGCAAAGCACGCATATGTTAAAGGATGTTGTTATCATCGATACAGCAGGTCGCCTGGCGATTGATGAGCCTTTGATGCAGGAACTGTCCAATATCAAAGCGGCTGTCCGACCTCATGAAATCCTGCTTGTTGTGGACTCCATGATCGGTCAGGATGCGGTGTCGACGGCTCAGACATTCAATGAAAAATTGGGCGTTGACGGTGTTATTCTCACAAAACTCGATGGCGATGCCCGCGGTGGTGCGGCATTATCCATCAAGGCTGTAACGGGCTTGCCGATCAAGTTCACCGGTGTCAGCGAGAAGATGGATGGATTCGATGTATTCTATCCGGATCGTATGGCTTCCCGTATTCTCGACCTGGGCGACTTTAAAACACTGATTGAAAATGTGCAAGGCGCCATCGACGAGGAAGAAGCCCGTGAAATGGCCAAGAAAATGGCAAAAAACAATTTCACCTTGGATGACTTCCTGAAACAGATGAATCAGGTGAGAAAGTTAGGGCCGTTGCAGAATATCATCGGCATGTTGCCGGGCATGGGTCAGGTTAAGGATCAATTAAAGGATCTTGATCTGAACAGTAAAGAGGTGCGTCGCATAGAGGCCATCATAACATCCATGACCGCAGCGGAGCGGGAGAATCCGAACATACTCAACGGATCCCGTCGCAAGCGTATCGCGAAAGGTTCGGGTACACAGGTACAAGATGTAAATCGTTTGTTGAAACAATTTGAAGAAGCGCGGAAGATGATGAAGCGCATGAAAGGGTTACGAGGCGGTAAGGGCGCTTTACCTAAGATGCCTAAATTACCGTTTATGTAATACATGGACAGGGGCGCTGAACCTGTCCAGTCATATCAGTATAAGGAGGTGAATTTCACATGTTAAAAATTCGTTTGACTCGTTTAGGTGCTAAAAAGGCTCCTTTCTACCGTATCGTAGTTGCTGATTCCCGTGCTCCACGTGAAGGCCGTCCTGTTGACACAATCGGTCAATATGATGCTACAAAGAATCCGGCTATCGTTAATGTAGACGAAGAAAAAGCTTTGGCTTGGTTAGCTAAAGGTGCTCAGCCTACTGACACTGTTCGCTCCTTGTTCAAAAAAGAAGGCGTTATGCAAAAATTTGCTGACGCTAAAAAGTAATTAATAGAAAGGCATACTGCGATGGTAGAATTAATTTCATTAATTGCAAAATCATTGGTGAAGCAGCCTGATGCCGTTTCTGTTACCATGGTTCAAAAGGGCAA
It encodes the following:
- a CDS encoding ECF transporter S component, encoding MKLNTRDIVYIGFIAALCAVATTIRVEIPGGAMVHLGSAALFTTSILFGGLYGGLGAAIGSALFDLFGGHTQYIVFSFFIKGIAGFIVGGMTAGYLPPSVNKPMASFGRILVALIIGALWTAFGYFLAWWFVLESAVVAASKIQYSLITSAAGIVVAIVLTPKLQAVVRRLFTKN
- a CDS encoding VOC family protein, giving the protein MEVIGLDHIVITTADINRCIHFYGDIIGMDVVHRDGRYAIYFGNQKLNIHTKPAEFLPAAANPTNGSLDICFIVDEDISSVKKEIERKGYPIELGPVVRHGARGEMQSIYLRDPDGNLVELCQYGK
- the ylxM gene encoding YlxM family DNA-binding protein: MEERVLISLLLDFYGPLLTDKQRLSLQLHHEDDMSLGEIAEELGVSRQAVHDNLQRARHILNEYESKLHLVAQYEAREQVLKELKSTLPTDVLSQPRVQQLLTQMEG
- the ffh gene encoding signal recognition particle protein; translated protein: MAFDSLSEKLQDAFKSLKGKGKITEDDVNLALRQVRTALLEADVNFMVAKDFVKSIKEKALGEEVFGSLNPAQTVIKIVNDELTELLGGTQSRIMISSKPPTIIMLVGLQGAGKTTTAGKLAVYLRKQGKHPMLVAADVYRPAAITQLQVVGKQIDIPVFADETPGADPVDIARRAVEQSTHMLKDVVIIDTAGRLAIDEPLMQELSNIKAAVRPHEILLVVDSMIGQDAVSTAQTFNEKLGVDGVILTKLDGDARGGAALSIKAVTGLPIKFTGVSEKMDGFDVFYPDRMASRILDLGDFKTLIENVQGAIDEEEAREMAKKMAKNNFTLDDFLKQMNQVRKLGPLQNIIGMLPGMGQVKDQLKDLDLNSKEVRRIEAIITSMTAAERENPNILNGSRRKRIAKGSGTQVQDVNRLLKQFEEARKMMKRMKGLRGGKGALPKMPKLPFM
- the rpsP gene encoding 30S ribosomal protein S16, which encodes MLKIRLTRLGAKKAPFYRIVVADSRAPREGRPVDTIGQYDATKNPAIVNVDEEKALAWLAKGAQPTDTVRSLFKKEGVMQKFADAKK